GCTACACGATCGACCTGTTCGGCGCGTCGCGTTTCGCGAACCGTGCGCTGGCGCGCCGCGTCGACGTCAGCGCATTCCAGCTCGAATCCGCACGGCGCGCGCTGGCCGCGAACATCGTCACCGCGTCGATCACGGTGTCGGTGCTGAATGCGCAGATCAATACGACCGAGCGGCTCGTCGCGCTCGCCAACGACCAGGCGCACGATGCCGAACGCCGCTACGCACTCGGCTCCGCGTCGCGCAGCGACGCGCTGAACGCGCGGCAAAGCGCCGACACGTTCGCGGCGAGCCTGCCCGCACTGCGCCAGCAGCGCGACTCGGCGCGCCATGCGCTCGCGGTGCTGGTCGGCCGCACGCCCGACCAGCCGCCGGCCGATCTCACCCTTGCCGACCTGCACCTGCCCGAGCAAGTGCCCGTCGTCGTGCCGTCGGACCTGCTGCAAAGCCGCCCGGACATCCAGGCGGCCGACGCCGGGCTGAAGGCGGCCGCGGCCGAAGTGGGCCTCGCGACCGCGCAGATGTTCCCGCAGTTGTCGCTGTCGGCCGCGATGGGCAAAGGCGGCTTCAGCTGGCCGACGATGCTGTCCGGCGCCGGCGCGATCTGGAACGTCGGCGCGTCGCTGAGCCAGCCGATCTTCCATGGCGGCGCGCTGCTCGCGCAGCGCCGCGCGGCGAAGGCGACCTACGAGGCCGCCGTCGACCAGTACAAACAGGCCGTGCTCGGCGCGTTCCAGAACGTCGCCGATTCGCTCGCGGCGCTCGAGCACGATGCGGAGGCGCTCGACGCGTCGTCCCGCGCCGCGCTGTCCGCGCGCGGCGCGTACGACGACGCGGCGGCCCGCGTGCGGCTCGGCGCGCTGCCGCCGTCGGCCGCGCGCGCCAGCGAGCTGCAGTATCGCAACGCGCGGCTCGACGAGATCCGCTCGACCGGCGCGCGATTCGCGGATACCGCGCGGCTTTACCGGGCGATGGGCACGCCGCCGGTCGACCAACCCGGCCAGCCCGGCAAGACCGACAAGTCGGCCGACGCGTCCGCTGCCGGCCAGCAGGCGCGCGCCGCCGGCGCCGGCGCCGACACCCCGCCTTCGCCGCAATAAGCCGGCCCTGCCATCGGGTGCGCGGCATCCCGCCGCGCACCCGATTCCCGATCTTCCGCTTGACCCTCACGTAGCGTAACGTTCGAGACTCCAGTGTGCGACCCGAATGGAGGAACGAATGCGACTGAAAGTGGGAGAACTGGCGAAACGCAGCGGGCTGACCGTCCGCACGCTTCATCACTATCACGCGATCGGTCTGCTGACGCCTTCGGCGCGCGCCGATAACGGCTACCGGCTGTACGACCGCCACGACATCGCCCGGCTCCACCAGATCCAGGCGCTGCGTCGCTTCGGCCTGTCGCTCACCGAAATCGGCGACCACCTGAACCAGCCCGACACGCCGCTCGTCGAGATCGTCGCGAAGCAGATCGCGCTGCTCGACCGTCAGCTCGCGCAGACCGCGCAGCTGCGCGAGCGGCTCGTGAACCTGCATGCGCAGCTTGCCGCGGGCGCGGAGCCGGAGCTGGCCGATTGGCTCACCACACTGGAGTTAATGACCGTGTACGACAAATACTTTTCCGAGGAAGAACTCGCGCGCCTGCCGATGTACCAGAAGAGCCAGGCGGGCGACGCCGAATGGATCGCGCTCGTCGATGAGGTTCGCGCGCTGCACGACGCGGGCGTGCCCGCCGAGGACGACCGCGCGCGTGCGCTCGCCGCCCGCTGGATGGCGCTGCTCGTGCGCGACACGAACAACGACCCGCGGCTGCTGGCGAAGCTGAACCTGATGCACGAACACGAACCGGCGATGCAGTCGAAGATCGGCATTTCGACCACGCTGCGCGACTATGTACTGCGCGCGTCGTCGGAAACCAAGATGCGGATCTTCGAGAAGTATCTCGCGCCGGACGAGATCCGCTTCATGCGGGCGCACTACGGTGAAAGCGCGATGGCATGGCCACAACTGATGGGCGACGTGCGCGACGCGATCGATGCGGGCGCCAGGCCGGATTCGCCGGAAGGCCGCGCGCTCGCGCAGCGCTGGCTCACGCTGTTCTGCAGCTATGCCGGCACCGATCCGGCCACGCATGCGAAATTCCGCCACGCGATGATGAACGAATCGTCGCTGACGAAGGATTCGTGGATCGACGACACGTTGATCGGCTTCGTGCGGGACGCGATGGCGCAGCTTGCGCCTGCGCGATGAACCCGTTGAGCGCGTTGAGCGCATGACGGTGCGGGCGGCAGGCGCGTTTTCTGCCTGCCGCCCGTTTCACCATTTGCAGCCCGTGTCGCGAACCGCATCCAGTGCGAGCATCGGCAATGCCAGCAGGCCGGCGCCCGAATACGCGTGCTGGCAGTCGGCGCGACGGGCATCCGACATGCCGTCGGCGAGCCGCGCATCGACGGTGTCGCGGCGCGCTGCCAAGCCGCCGGACGACGCCCCCAATGCACCAACCGCGGCCTGCGCCGGACTGCGCGTGCGCGCCACCGCCTGCCGAGCGCCGATCGCGTCCAGATCGCGGCGCCAGTCGAGATCGGGGCCCGAGCCTGATGCGGTCTCAGGATGGTTGTCGGATCGGTCCGCGATCGACCCGGCGGATGTTTCGCGTTGCCGATGCGAAACGCCCCGTGCATCCAAAGGCGACCGCATCGTCATGCGCGACGTTGCAATCGCGGCGGATCGTTGCGTCGAACGCCCGGCGTTGTCGACACCGCGCCCGCCTGCGGCCGGGCCCGCTCGTCCGGCGTCACGCGCGCTCGCCACCGGCGCCGGCGCCGGCCGCGCGGGAATCAGCTCGACACGCAGCGCGATCCGGGGCGGTGTTCCAGCGTTCGCGCCGGCCGCCGTCGACGCCCGCTGCAGCAGGAACCATCCGAGCAGGTGAATCGACAAGGAAGCGGCAACGGCCAGCGCGACGACGCGCGACCTGCGGCGCCCCGCTACTTCGGCACCTGCCGGT
This region of Burkholderia contaminans genomic DNA includes:
- a CDS encoding efflux transporter outer membrane subunit; the encoded protein is MDRSMNLKTQAVRALAVASLTGPLAGCAWFAPSGEPPAMPSPAHYGATPQVQQTVAAQGVTQQFEVGAKPVPDWWKQYRSDALNALVDEGLRNSPTLSAASHSLDAAREQLRGQIGSSMLPSIDAGGQATRQRALGVPIPALGAPTLLYDTFVGQLQASYTIDLFGASRFANRALARRVDVSAFQLESARRALAANIVTASITVSVLNAQINTTERLVALANDQAHDAERRYALGSASRSDALNARQSADTFAASLPALRQQRDSARHALAVLVGRTPDQPPADLTLADLHLPEQVPVVVPSDLLQSRPDIQAADAGLKAAAAEVGLATAQMFPQLSLSAAMGKGGFSWPTMLSGAGAIWNVGASLSQPIFHGGALLAQRRAAKATYEAAVDQYKQAVLGAFQNVADSLAALEHDAEALDASSRAALSARGAYDDAAARVRLGALPPSAARASELQYRNARLDEIRSTGARFADTARLYRAMGTPPVDQPGQPGKTDKSADASAAGQQARAAGAGADTPPSPQ
- a CDS encoding MerR family transcriptional regulator, with amino-acid sequence MRLKVGELAKRSGLTVRTLHHYHAIGLLTPSARADNGYRLYDRHDIARLHQIQALRRFGLSLTEIGDHLNQPDTPLVEIVAKQIALLDRQLAQTAQLRERLVNLHAQLAAGAEPELADWLTTLELMTVYDKYFSEEELARLPMYQKSQAGDAEWIALVDEVRALHDAGVPAEDDRARALAARWMALLVRDTNNDPRLLAKLNLMHEHEPAMQSKIGISTTLRDYVLRASSETKMRIFEKYLAPDEIRFMRAHYGESAMAWPQLMGDVRDAIDAGARPDSPEGRALAQRWLTLFCSYAGTDPATHAKFRHAMMNESSLTKDSWIDDTLIGFVRDAMAQLAPAR